The following coding sequences are from one Streptomyces sp. NBC_01232 window:
- a CDS encoding restriction endonuclease subunit S → MTAYRIKDVTRINRRILPEDTDPGYTFKYIDISGVDGIGNIDIPNEHVTFAAAPSRARRLAPNGAVLVSTVRTYLRAIAAVPVSQDPLVFSTGFAVLEAGPEIESRFLGYYCHSQPFVDDIVARSTGVSYPAINASEIGNLAVPLPPLEQQRRIADFLDAETARIDRLAERYQKLSDLAVERARAVIDKALMGLSAESSVPASAVCSAIVDCVNKTAPTSTEATPYRMIRTSNIRNGEVNLSETFSVERRVFIEWNRRGTPRNGDILFTREAPLGQVGMLHTDASVFLGQRIMLYRANENVLKKELLLYNFLGSHMGRQLRLLGAGSLHEHVRVGDCLKLRIYCPPRTQQDGLVAEIEAGREKSLRLATLAKRQLALLAERRQALITAAVTGQFDVSTASGRNVTDGVTA, encoded by the coding sequence ATGACCGCGTATCGGATCAAAGATGTAACCCGTATTAATCGTCGAATTCTGCCGGAGGACACTGACCCTGGCTACACTTTCAAGTACATCGACATCAGCGGAGTTGATGGTATCGGGAATATCGATATCCCGAATGAGCACGTTACCTTCGCGGCTGCGCCCTCGCGCGCTCGTCGCCTAGCGCCCAATGGTGCCGTGCTTGTGTCAACAGTACGTACCTATCTGCGCGCGATTGCAGCGGTGCCCGTCAGCCAAGACCCGCTTGTATTCTCTACCGGGTTCGCGGTGCTGGAAGCCGGGCCGGAGATAGAGAGTAGATTTCTCGGGTATTATTGCCACTCACAGCCGTTCGTCGACGATATTGTCGCCAGGTCGACCGGCGTGAGCTATCCGGCCATCAACGCCAGCGAGATCGGCAACCTCGCCGTCCCTCTGCCGCCGCTGGAACAGCAGCGCCGCATCGCCGACTTCCTCGACGCCGAGACCGCCCGCATCGATCGCTTGGCTGAACGTTACCAAAAGTTGTCGGATTTGGCAGTTGAGCGGGCACGAGCAGTAATCGACAAGGCTTTGATGGGGCTCTCCGCAGAATCCTCCGTCCCGGCATCTGCTGTCTGCAGCGCCATTGTGGACTGCGTGAACAAGACAGCCCCAACATCGACGGAGGCGACGCCATACAGGATGATCCGAACATCCAATATTCGTAATGGTGAAGTAAATCTATCGGAGACTTTCTCCGTGGAACGTCGAGTGTTCATCGAGTGGAATCGTCGCGGCACCCCCAGAAACGGAGACATCCTCTTCACACGCGAAGCCCCGCTCGGGCAGGTAGGCATGTTGCACACGGACGCCTCGGTCTTTCTCGGACAGCGCATCATGCTCTATCGGGCAAATGAAAATGTACTCAAGAAAGAGCTGTTGCTCTACAACTTCTTGGGATCACACATGGGCAGGCAATTGCGGCTCCTCGGTGCAGGTTCGTTGCACGAGCACGTGCGTGTTGGAGACTGTCTGAAGCTGCGCATCTACTGTCCGCCGCGTACACAGCAGGATGGACTCGTGGCAGAAATTGAGGCTGGAAGAGAAAAGAGTCTCCGTCTCGCCACGCTCGCAAAGCGACAGCTCGCTCTCCTCGCCGAACGCCGCCAAGCCCTCATCACCGCCGCCGTAACCGGCCAGTTCGACGTATCCACCGCCAGCGGACGCAACGTAACGGACGGAGTTACCGCGTAG